GCCTGCAACTATTGTTGCTGAAGAGATGCTTGCTATAAATAAATCTTCTGCTTTTGTCGAGGCTACACCGTACTTGGAATCATCCATGTTTATCGCGACTAGAGAATGGGCGGAGCAACTCTACGCAGAAAGACAAAAAAGAGGCATATCGTGTAATTGGCGTGTTGAAACAAGAGTGGATAAACTTAATGCACGGAATATCCCAACGCTGGCAAAAGCTGGGTTAAAGGTTGTTGATTTGGGTTTAGAATCCGCCAGCCTTAAACAGCTTGAGAGAATGAATAAAACAAACAACCCAAAGTCCTATCTAACAACCGCAAGTGAACTGATCCAAACAGCTTATGACAACGGGATCTGGGTCAAGGTCAATGTACTATTGTATGCTGGTGAAACAAGTGCTTTGATAGATGAGACGGTAGACTGGTTATCAAGTATCCGTAAAGCTATAAAAGGTGTCTCTGCTGGGCCAGTAATTGTTTACGGCTTACCCTCTGACAGAGAAGTTTTTATTAAGGAATTAGAAGGATTGGGAGCTACTGCGATAGATACAGATGTCATAGGAGTTACAAACATTTCACCTAGTAGCACTATTGATTATGAAGCATCAATTGAAATATCAAAAAATATTTGTCGTGAATTCATGGATTCGCGAGATTATTACGACTTGAAATCATTTTCGTATTTTTCACGCGATTACACATATCAAGAATTTCAGAGAGATATCGAAGGACTAGTTCAAAAAGATG
This sequence is a window from Methylomonas methanica MC09. Protein-coding genes within it:
- a CDS encoding B12-binding domain-containing radical SAM protein; this translates as MYDIFCISAGQFQSKKKNSVFSNKHRYLNYGLLGIASTLGRSGYNPIVIHGLFDPPSTILNICEQYGISGTRNPILLSIPSFFALEWARTLSALIKEYYPNKTIIVGGRWVIGNQDQWIKSYLGVDLVIPGLVGANILDIVTSMNKFSTMASATKFRSNNSTTIEYRHLHEKDLFQPSIEVSTGCGMGCSFCEEKDIKLSKLKPATIVAEEMLAINKSSAFVEATPYLESSMFIATREWAEQLYAERQKRGISCNWRVETRVDKLNARNIPTLAKAGLKVVDLGLESASLKQLERMNKTNNPKSYLTTASELIQTAYDNGIWVKVNVLLYAGETSALIDETVDWLSSIRKAIKGVSAGPVIVYGLPSDREVFIKELEGLGATAIDTDVIGVTNISPSSTIDYEASIEISKNICREFMDSRDYYDLKSFSYFSRDYTYQEFQRDIEGLVQKDVSFKL